A stretch of Thermodesulfovibrionales bacterium DNA encodes these proteins:
- a CDS encoding efflux RND transporter permease subunit, translating to MESIGISGSIAKAFIKSRLTPILVIASLLAGVFALIVTPREEEPQIVVPMIDIFVTYPGASAKEVEDRVTRPMEKFLYEIEGVEYVYSIARPGMNLTIVRFYVGHDMEEAIVKVYNKLMSHYDLIPPGVSQPLVKPKSIDDVPILAYTLWSDRYSSYELRRIAQELCTEIKKDQDVSETHVIGGQKRQIRVILSPSRLRAYNLSAVQIMQMIQTSNVVIPSGSLQAENREILVETGGFLRTADEIGNVVVGTFNGRPVYLRNVAEIIDGPAEPETYVFTGFGPGINKKAEGLALRPEDSHKLYESVTIAIAKKKGTNATIIAKRIEKKIEDLRGKLIPLDVKILETRNYGETAKEKSDELLKHILIATFSVVLLIAITLGWREAVVVAVAVPVTLALTLLINYLYGYTLNRVTLFALIFSIGILVDDAIVVVENIHRHFKIHRISPLTAVLAVDEVGNPTILATFTVIAALLPMAFVSGLMGPYMRPIPVGASAAMLFSLLVAFIVSPWMSYIVLKNVRTETDMKKREKNFWAYTEGSSALL from the coding sequence ATGGAGAGCATAGGAATATCAGGCTCGATAGCAAAGGCCTTTATAAAATCCAGACTCACACCTATTCTGGTTATAGCATCACTCCTTGCCGGAGTCTTTGCATTAATTGTAACTCCCAGGGAGGAGGAACCCCAGATAGTTGTTCCTATGATAGATATATTTGTGACATACCCCGGAGCCTCAGCAAAAGAGGTGGAGGATAGGGTTACAAGACCCATGGAGAAGTTCCTCTATGAAATAGAGGGTGTGGAGTATGTTTATTCAATTGCCAGACCGGGTATGAATCTCACAATAGTAAGGTTCTATGTAGGTCACGATATGGAAGAGGCAATAGTAAAGGTATATAACAAGCTCATGTCCCATTATGATCTCATACCTCCTGGTGTCTCCCAGCCACTTGTGAAACCAAAGTCCATTGATGATGTACCCATTCTTGCCTATACCCTATGGTCAGACAGATACAGCTCCTATGAATTGAGGCGCATTGCCCAGGAACTCTGCACAGAGATAAAAAAGGATCAGGATGTATCTGAAACCCACGTAATAGGAGGACAGAAGAGACAGATAAGGGTAATACTCAGTCCTTCAAGACTGAGGGCATACAATCTCTCGGCAGTGCAGATAATGCAGATGATCCAGACATCCAATGTGGTGATCCCATCAGGTTCACTGCAGGCAGAAAACAGGGAAATACTTGTAGAGACAGGTGGCTTCCTCAGAACTGCCGATGAAATAGGAAATGTGGTAGTTGGCACATTCAATGGACGACCTGTTTACCTCAGAAATGTGGCAGAAATCATTGATGGACCCGCTGAGCCTGAGACTTATGTCTTTACAGGATTCGGTCCTGGTATCAATAAAAAGGCTGAGGGACTGGCATTAAGACCCGAAGATTCTCACAAACTTTATGAATCAGTAACCATTGCTATAGCAAAAAAGAAAGGAACAAATGCAACGATTATTGCAAAGAGAATAGAGAAGAAGATCGAAGATCTCAGAGGAAAGCTCATACCACTTGATGTGAAGATTCTCGAAACAAGGAATTACGGAGAGACAGCAAAGGAAAAATCTGATGAACTCCTTAAACACATACTCATAGCCACCTTCTCTGTAGTCCTTTTAATAGCTATCACCCTGGGCTGGCGGGAAGCAGTAGTTGTTGCAGTTGCTGTTCCTGTCACCCTTGCCCTGACACTGCTCATCAATTATCTTTACGGATACACCCTGAACAGGGTCACACTCTTTGCGCTTATATTTTCCATAGGAATCCTTGTTGATGATGCCATAGTGGTTGTTGAGAACATCCACAGGCATTTTAAAATCCACAGGATAAGTCCACTCACAGCAGTCCTTGCGGTTGATGAGGTTGGTAACCCAACCATACTCGCTACATTCACTGTTATAGCAGCCCTTTTACCCATGGCCTTTGTATCAGGTCTTATGGGTCCGTATATGAGACCAATACCTGTTGGTGCATCAGCAGCCATGCTCTTTTCACTGCTTGTTGCCTTTATCGTGAGCCCATGGATGAGCTACATTGTTCTGAAAAATGTGAGGACTGAGACAGACATGAAAAAGAGGGAGAAAAACTTCTGGGCATATACAGAAGGATCCTCGGCCCTCTTATAG
- a CDS encoding DUF2892 domain-containing protein, with protein MYIAKTDSWYLERIIWLIAGIFILLSVILTVIHSPYWLILTALVGINLLVFAFTGFCLMANLLYALGAKPRLQKE; from the coding sequence ATGTATATTGCAAAGACAGATTCCTGGTACCTTGAAAGGATAATATGGCTCATAGCAGGGATATTTATCCTGCTGAGTGTAATTCTAACAGTTATTCACAGTCCTTACTGGCTTATACTTACAGCCCTTGTAGGTATAAACCTTCTTGTTTTTGCATTTACAGGTTTTTGCCTGATGGCGAACCTGCTCTATGCCCTCGGTGCAAAACCGAGACTTCAGAAAGAATAA
- a CDS encoding efflux RND transporter permease subunit, translating to MDNSKKRYLALGGVLALLAAALMLLPLKKVTVKMLPFDNKSELQVIIDMPEGTTLEETTRVAMELGNYIKTVPEVTDYQIYAGTSAPFNFNGLVRHYYLRTGPNVADIQVNFVSKAERSRQSHDIAKAIREPLNEIAKKYGARIKIAEIPPGPPVLSTLVTEVYGPDHKRQIEIAKEIMNIYEKTEGVVDTDWYVEDDQEKIVFDVDKEKAAYHGVSTDTVAKSLRIALGGMPAGLAHVVDEKEPVEIFLRLPLEERARIEALRAMTVPTLKGNIPLSELVKIKRTAEDKAIYHKNLQRVVYVTGDVAGKEESPVYAILKMKKAIAELKIPEGYTIKQYYTKQPYLEDKYSIKWDGEWHITYEVFRDLGIAFGAVLILIYILVVAWFKHFVTPLIIMAPIPLTLVGIMPGHWLFGAFFTATSMIGFIALAGIIVRNSILLVDFIQMEWRECGSLKDALIKAGAVRFRPIALTAAAVVVGSFVMIFDPIFQGLAIAMMFGAVASTALTLIAVPLLYYEYFKTRICPIKAEELEATEPRDEMTEI from the coding sequence ATAGATAACTCAAAGAAGAGATACCTTGCCCTTGGAGGCGTGCTTGCACTCCTTGCTGCAGCACTTATGTTACTGCCTCTTAAAAAGGTTACTGTAAAAATGCTTCCTTTTGATAACAAGAGCGAACTCCAGGTCATAATTGACATGCCGGAGGGAACAACCCTTGAGGAGACCACAAGGGTTGCGATGGAGCTTGGAAATTATATAAAAACTGTACCAGAGGTTACAGACTATCAGATATATGCCGGCACCTCTGCACCCTTTAATTTCAATGGCCTTGTAAGACATTATTATCTTAGGACAGGACCGAATGTAGCTGACATACAGGTAAATTTTGTCTCAAAAGCAGAAAGGTCAAGACAGAGCCATGATATTGCAAAAGCCATAAGAGAACCACTAAATGAGATAGCAAAAAAATACGGTGCAAGGATAAAGATTGCAGAGATTCCACCCGGACCACCAGTTCTGAGCACACTGGTCACAGAGGTCTACGGTCCTGACCATAAAAGACAGATAGAGATAGCAAAAGAGATCATGAATATCTATGAAAAGACAGAAGGGGTTGTTGATACAGACTGGTATGTGGAGGATGACCAGGAAAAGATTGTCTTTGATGTAGATAAAGAAAAGGCTGCCTACCATGGTGTGAGCACCGATACCGTTGCCAAGAGTCTCAGGATTGCCCTTGGTGGTATGCCTGCAGGTCTTGCCCATGTAGTGGATGAAAAAGAACCCGTGGAGATATTCCTGAGGCTTCCTCTTGAAGAAAGAGCAAGGATAGAGGCCCTCAGGGCAATGACTGTCCCTACACTGAAGGGAAACATACCCCTAAGTGAACTGGTCAAGATCAAAAGGACAGCTGAGGATAAAGCCATATACCACAAGAACCTTCAAAGGGTTGTCTATGTAACAGGTGATGTGGCAGGAAAGGAAGAGAGCCCAGTTTATGCAATATTGAAGATGAAAAAGGCCATAGCAGAGCTTAAGATTCCTGAAGGTTACACAATAAAGCAATATTATACGAAACAGCCCTATCTAGAAGATAAGTATTCAATAAAATGGGATGGTGAATGGCATATAACCTATGAGGTCTTCAGAGACCTGGGCATTGCCTTTGGAGCAGTGCTAATTCTTATATACATACTGGTTGTTGCCTGGTTCAAGCACTTTGTTACACCACTCATAATAATGGCACCTATTCCACTCACACTTGTTGGAATAATGCCAGGTCACTGGCTTTTCGGTGCCTTCTTTACAGCAACATCAATGATAGGCTTCATTGCCCTTGCAGGCATAATAGTGCGAAATTCCATACTCCTTGTAGACTTCATCCAGATGGAATGGCGTGAATGTGGAAGTCTTAAAGATGCCCTTATAAAGGCAGGCGCTGTCAGGTTCAGACCCATTGCACTGACAGCAGCAGCTGTTGTGGTGGGATCCTTTGTGATGATCTTCGATCCCATATTCCAGGGCCTTGCGATAGCCATGATGTTCGGTGCAGTGGCCTCAACTGCACTGACCCTTATTGCGGTTCCTCTTCTTTACTATGAATACTTCAAGACAAGGATATGCCCTATAAAGGCAGAAGAACTTGAGGCAACTGAACCAAGAGATGAAATGACAGAAATCTAA